From one Lotus japonicus ecotype B-129 chromosome 3, LjGifu_v1.2 genomic stretch:
- the LOC130746538 gene encoding EPIDERMAL PATTERNING FACTOR-like protein 5: protein MFWGLGLLFGICSSFNPFIYCSNHAQPLILSDSKFPPLHKYYNQPQTFPSATTNIIICSSEERKMKGSRIFCFLLTLHIVSWVSAARRPFLPTDGISHPAQEEALESSKPYTIESKKGLMGMSEKREEAYDRGMSKIGSSPPSCEHKCYGCVPCEAIQVPSTSSHLGIQYANYELESWKCKCGPSFYSP, encoded by the exons ATGTTTTGGGGTCTTGGCCTGCTTTTTGGGATTTGCAGCTCCTTTAACCCCTTCATATATTGTAGCAATCATGCACAGCCACTTATTTTGAGTGATTCAAAATTCCCACCTCTTCACAAATATTATAATCAACCACAAACATTCCCATCAGCAACAACAAACATCATCATTtgttcttctgaagaaagaaaaatgaagggAAGTAGAATCTTCTGTTTTCTGCTAACTCTGCACATAGTGAGTTGGGTTTCTGCAGCAAGAAGGCCATTTCTTCCTACTGATGGCATTTCACATCCAG CCCAAGAAGAGGCTCTAGAGTCTTCCAAGCCATATACTATAGAATCAAAGAAG GGTTTAATGGGCATGTCAGAAAAAAGGGAGGAAGCATATGATAGAGGAATGAGCAAAATAGGGTCAAGTCCACCAAGCTGTGAGCATAAGTGCTATGGCTGTGTTCCATGTGAAGCCATCCAAGTACCCAGCACCAGCAGCCATTTGGGCATCCAGTATGCAAATTATGAACTTGAGAGCTGGAAATGCAAGTGTGGCCCTTCCTTCTACAGCCCATGA
- the LOC130746537 gene encoding disease resistance protein RUN1-like, translating into MVGKLLSPKQPIYLDGDDSQVIENIVKSIWGKLRSMQYDYEEGLVGVEEQCGAIEGLSGKIGRLGLWGMGGIGKTTIAKALFANHSPKYDSACFLQNIREESQMHGLTHIHDQLLSELLKEQVTTSNFSESSLNSRKVLIVLDDVDSSEQIESLWVGLGELGEGSSLIVTTRDKHLLHGTVDEIHELKPWNFEKSLVLFCLGAFKKSEPDNAFEDLSKRAVECAAGLPFVLRFLGSHFYSKNIEFWKTDLIYFRSKFFKEILDVLKVSYYGLSRQEQAIFLDIAFFFKDRNQDSVISILDASGFNAASGIEKLKDKALITISKRNTIQMIDLLQDMAFDIVRHDATDPRRGSILRDSEEVRAVLVNGKETPDVVEGALLNLSENAIDSYQICQFDAGIFNLPKLRIIRFYSPLYISASRYYSFRPDLNNEGGSAELKYFEWTEYPSKSLPTNFCVRFLVEIRMQYSKVEELWDGTQELVNLETIDMCGSKYLQRLPDLSKALKLKWVYLSGCKRLRYIHSSLLSVDTLVTLALDRCYNLESVICDKHLSYLENLNLYYCCRLKKFSVSSDSFKRLNLSCTGIKKLYTSISRLSKLEWLNLSDCYQLSELPDDIGALSSLRALSLDECIVEKLPTSIKLLEKLEILSLKNCKKLRSLPELPLLIKELNTDGCTLLVTISALKTFSVKMKGMKKHISFLNAKGLMNESLLLQIMEDVVFAMKRAELCNIFVRSSVTACFSGSSVPSLPGSSFVYRSTGSSITIEPPPHDDGRLSHNCLGTIYSVVLSPSRWASESVEIQCRFYGKDGEYINTTSYGKEIRNNRLWDNVFLWQSSSFKGAQVFEFVVTIDSGATIDDDYSKIKECGIDLMFCSDSELQSLTREAELEPEIKGVALDLRENNWKPEGAYYSSDSPTIIQKFFRNGNCCW; encoded by the exons ATGGTTGGAAAGCTGCTCTCACCCAAGCAGCCAATATATCTGGATGG GGACGATTCTCAAGTCATAGAGAACATTGTTAAGAGTATTTGGGGAAAGCTGCGCTCgatgcaatatgattatgaAGAAGGCCTAGTTGGAGTTGAGGAACAATGTGGAGCAATTGAAGGTTTATCTGGAAAAATTGGAAGACTTGGACTTTGGGGCATGGGGGGAATAGGTAAGACCACCATTGCTAAAGCCTTGTTTGCCAACCACTCCCCCAAATATGACAGCGCGTGCTTCTTGCAAAATATAAGAGAAGAATCACAAATGCACGGACTAACACATATCCATGATCAACTTCTCTCTGAGCTGCTAAAAGAACAAGTTACAACATCCAACTTTTCAGAATCCTCGCTCAATAGTAGAAAAGTTCTGATTGTGCTTGATGATGTGGATAGTTCTGAGCAAATAGAGTCTTTGTGGGTTGGACTCGGTGAGTTGGGAGAAGGCAGCAGTCTCATTGTAACAACAAGAGATAAACACTTGCTTCATGGAACAGTTGATGAGATACATGAGCTCAAGCCTTGGAACTTTGAAAAATCGCTTGTGCTCTTCTGCTTAGGAGCCTTCAAGAAAAGCGAGCCTGACAACGCTTTTGAGGACCTCTCAAAGAGGGCAGTTGAATGTGCAGCAGGCCTTCCATTTGTTTTAAGATTTTTGGGTTCACATTTTTATTCCAAAAATATTGAATTCTGGAAAACTGATTTGATATACTTCAGGAGCAAATTCTTCAAGGAAATTCTAGACGTGTTGAAAGTGAGCTATTATGGATTATCAAGGCAAGAGCAGGCAATATTTCTGGACAttgctttctttttcaaagaCCGGAATCAAGATTCTGTCATAAGTATACTAGATGCCTCTGGTTTCAATGCTGCTAGTGGAATAGAAAAACTTAAAGATAAAGCTCTTATAACTATATCAAAGAGAAATACTATACAAATGATTGACCTTCTACAAGACATGGCTTTTGATATAGTTCGACATGATGCAACAGACCCTAGAAGAGGCAGCATATTGAGGGATAGTGAAGAAGTTCGTGCTGTACTTGTAAATGGCAAG GAAACTCCAGATGTTGTTGAAGGAGCACTGTTAAATTTGTCTGAGAATGCGATAGATTCTTATCAAATATGTCAATTTGATGCTGGCATATTCAATCTGCCTAAATTAAGAATTATTAGATTTTATAGCCCCCTATATATATCGGCTTCACGCTATTATTCTTTCAGACCCGATCTCAACAATGAGGGAGGTTCTGCTGAATTGAAGTATTTTGAGTGGACTGAATACCCTTCCAAATCTCTTCCAACAAATTTTTGTGTCAGGTTTCTCGTTGAGATTCGCATGCAGTACAGTAAGGTTGAAGAACTTTGGGATGGGACGCAG GAGCTTGTGAATTTAGAGACAATTGACATGTGTGGAAGCAAATACCTGCAGAGACTCCCTGATTTGTCTAAAGCGTTAAAACTCAAATGGGTTTATCTCTCTGGATGTAAACGTTTGCGGTACATTCATTCGTCGCTTTTATCAGTGGACACACTAGTTACTTTGGCATTGGATAGGTGTTATAATCTGGAGAGTGTTATATGTGATAAGCATTTAAGCTATTTGGAGAACCTCAATCTCTATTACTGCTGCAGACTCAAGAAATTTTCAGTGTCGTCTGATTCATTTAAAAGGTTGAATTTAAGCTGCACAGGAATCAAAAAGCTGTATACATCAATCAGTCGTCTAAGCAAGCTTGAGTGGCTCAATCTATCTGATTGTTATCAGTTGTCTGAACTCCCCGACGACATCGGTGCCTTGTCATCATTGCGTGCATTAAGCCTCGATGAATGCATTGTGGAGAAGTTGCCTACAAGCATCAAGCTTCTTGAAAAGCTTGAGATTCTCTCCTTAAAGAATTGTAAGAAGCTTCGGTCTCTACCTGAGCTTCCGTTGTTAATCAAGGAGCTTAACACCGACGGCTGTACCTTATTAGTGACAATATCAGCTTTAAAGACTTTTTCAGTGAAGATgaaaggaatgaagaaacaCATATCATTCCTGAATGCAAAGGGACTGATGAATGAATCTTTACTCCTCCAGATTATGGAAGATGTTGTGTTTGCAATGAAGAGGGCTGAGTTGTGCAATATATTTGTAAGAAGCAGTGTTACCGCTTGCTTCTCAGGAAGCAGTGTCCCCTCATTGCCAGGGTCGTCGTTCGTATATCGAAGCACAGGGTCCTCAATTACCATTGAACCTCCTCCTCATGACGATGGAAGGTTGTCCCACAACTGTCTAGGCACCATTTATTCTGTGGTTCTTTCTCCATCCCGGTGGGCTAGTGAGTCGGTTGAAATCCAATGCCGATTCTACGGGAAAGATGGGGAATACATTAATACTACATCATATGGCAAAGAAATCAGGAATAATAGACTTTGGGATAATGTTTTTCTATGGCAAAGTTCGAGTTTCAAAGGTGCACAAGTTTTTGAGTTCGTTGTTACAATTGATAGCGGGGCAACCATTGATGATGACTACAGCAAAATAAAAGAGTGTGGGATTGACTTGATGTTTTGCTCGGATTCTGAGCTTCAGAGTCTCACAAGGGAAGCAGAATTGGAACCGGAGATCAAGGGAGTGGCGCTGGACTTGCGGGAAAATAATTGGAAACCGGAGGGtgcttactactcaagtgaTAGTCCTACTATTATACAAAAGTTTTTTCGCAACGGGAATTGTTGTTGGTGA
- the LOC130746535 gene encoding disease resistance protein RPV1-like produces the protein MDPGDLLWRISVASPKKFDVFISFRGEDTRDNFTSHLHAALRDKNIVTYIDDQLKRGDDVGLELEKVIKNSLMSVVVFSERYATSKWCLQELVMITKCRRDEGQVVLPVFYKTNPTDVRNQTGSYQKPFEEYDQAAAAGEIITDQDKVGRWRAALSEAANISGWDSSTHKDDSQVIQNIVNDALQKLLLRYPNKLEGLVGIEKHCTDIGYILGKVGRIGIWGMGGIGKTTIAKAMFAKHFPQYDSVCFLENVREESQKHGLAYIRDKLLFELLKEQVTASNISGSTFVKRRLSSRKVFIVIDDVDSFEQLEYLCEEFSDLGQGSGLIVTTRDKHLLHGRVEKIYEVEKWNLQKSLVLFSLAAFKKSKPEKGYEDLSRRAVEYAGGVPLALKVLGSHFRSRETQFWESELNYLESKKEPLKKIQEVLKVSYNGLERRDLQSIFLDIAFFFKDENKDSVIKILDACGFNAISGIEMLKDKALISISNSNIIEMHDLLQEMGFDIVRKDVTDPGRRSRLRDIEEVNNALQNDEVLPEVEGIKLDLSQAVNLQLSDDLFNRMPNLRFLSLYVPVGKQRSAEVHFYPGLLHRQGSAGLKYLEWSGYPSKSLPPNFCAKFLVEIRMPHSHVKELWQGTQDLVNLETIDLSECKQLVKLPDLSKASKLKWVHLSGCESLCLVHLSSVDTLVTLILDRCKKLKSLKIEKHLSDLQNLKVENCFSLKEFSVSSDSIQSLDLSKTGVKKLYSSIGRLSKLVSLNLNGLRLQNIPNELSGLTSLGALFISNCGAVDKEKVHVLCASLRSLRFLYLINCYKLFELPDNISALSSLCELRLDGSSVKKLPTSIKLLENLEVLSLNYCRKLQFLPQLPLFIQELRIINCTSLVAVSTLKTFAIQMKGKQKDISFMNGMKLNEHSLLRIMADAVFTMKSAAFHRVYVKRFGFDTYNDHYNRVRVCLPAGNSVPELGPLAYRTTGSSITIRNPRPSSNWFGTIYSVVLSPSAGIKGHCAKIKCRIYGRVGVSGQRRWKTSSLYDKDIGEFNSDHVFVWEGSSPHVFTHNDENIDFVFSVTTETGEDDELIKIKECGVQLTCFSDSELHRFLQETLDLKPQLSGMQLR, from the exons ATGGACCCCGGGGACTTGCTCTGGAGAATTAG tgTGGCTTCCCCAAAAAAGTTCGATGTTTTCATTAGTTTCAGGGGTGAGGACACCCGAGATAACTTCACAAGCCATCTCCATGCTGCTCTCAGAGACAAGAATATCGTAACCTACATAGATGATCAGCTTAAAAGAGGAGATGATGTTGGACTAGAGCTTGAAAAGGTAATCAAGAACTCGCTGATGTCTGTTGTGGTGTTCTCAGAAAGATACGCAACTTCAAAGTGGTGTTTGCAAGAATTGGTCATGATAACGAAATGCAGAAGAGACGAGGGACAGGTTGTTCTTCCAGTGTTCTACAAAACAAATCCAACCGACGTGCGGAATCAGACAGGGAGTTATCAGAAACCATTTGAAGAATATGATCAAGCTGCAGCCGCTGGTGAAATTATAACCGATCAAGACAAAGTGGGTAGGTGGAGAGCTGCTCTCTCTGAAGCAGCCAATATATCTGGATGGGACTCAAGTACCCACAA GGACGATTCTCAAGTCATACAGAACATTGTCAACGATGCTTTGCAAAAGCTGCTCCTGAGGTACCCTAATAAACTAGAAGGCCTTGTTGGAATTGAGAAACACTGTACAGATATTGGGTATATCCTGGGAAAAGTTGGAAGAATTGGAATTTGGGGGATGGGAGGTATAGGTAAGACAACCATTGCTAAAGCCATGTTTGCCAAACACTTCCCTCAATATGACAGTGTGTGCTTCTTGGAAAACGTAAGAGAAGAGTCACAGAAGCACGGGCTAGCATATATCCGAGATAAGCTTCTCTTTGAGCTACTGAAGGAACAAGTTACAGCATCCAATATTTCTGGATCCACATTCGTGAAGAGAAGGCTCAGTAGCAGGAAAGTTTTCATTGTGATTGATGATGTGGACAGTTTTGAGCAATTAGAATATTTGTGTGAAGAATTCAGTGACTTGGGACAAGGTAGCGGTCTCATTGTAACAACAAGAGATAAACATTTGCTTCATGGAAGAGTTGAAAAGATATATGAGGTTGAGAAGTGGAACTTACAAAAATCGCTTGTGCTCTTCAGCTTAGCAGCCTTCAAGAAAAGCAAGCCTGAAAAGGGTTACGAGGATCTCTCCCGAAGGGCAGTTGAATATGCAGGAGGCGTTCCATTAGCTTTAAAAGTTTTGGGTTCACATTTTCGTTCCAGAGAAACTCAGTTCTGGGAATCTGAGTTGAATTACTTGGAGAGCAAGAAGGAGCCCCTTAAGAAAATTCAAGAAGTGTTAAAGGTGAGCTATAATGGATTAGAAAGGAGGGATCTGCAGTCAATATTTCTGGACAttgctttctttttcaaagatgaaaataaagattCCGTCATAAAGATACTAGATGCTTGTGGTTTTAATGCTATTAGTGGAATAGAAATGCTTAAAGATAAAGCTCTTATAAGTATTTCAAACAGCAATATTATAGAAATGCATGACTTGCTACAAGAAATGGGTTTCGATATAGTTCGTAAAGACGTGACAGACCCTGGAAGACGTAGCCGATTGAGGGATATTGAGGAAGTTAATAATGCACTTCAAAATGACGAG GTCCTTCCTGAAGTTGAAGGAATAAAGTTAGATTTGTCTCAGGCAGTAAACTTGCAGTTGAGTGATGACTTATTCAACAGGATGCCTAATTTAAGATTTCTTAGTTTATATGTCCCTGTGGGTAAGCAGAGATCAGCTGAAGTGCACTTCTATCCCGGACTCCTCCATAGGCAAGGTTCTGCTGGATTGAAGTATCTTGAGTGGAGTGGATACCCTTCAAAGTCTCTTCCACCAAATTTTTGTGCTAAGTTTCTTGTTGAGATTCGCATGCCACACAGCCATGTTAAAGAACTTTGGCAGGGGACGCAG GATCTTGTGAATTTAGAGACAATTGACCTGAGTGAATGCAAACAGTTGGTGAAGCTCCCTGATTTGTCTAAAGCATCAAAACTCAAATGGGTTCATCTCTCCGGTTGTGAAAGTTTGTGTTTAGTTCATCTTTCATCTGTGGACACACTAGTTACTTTGATACTGGATAGGTGCAAAAAACTGAAGAGTCTTAAAATTGAAAAGCATTTAAGCGATCTGCAGAACCTCAAAGTGGAGAACTGTTTCAGCCTCAAGGAATTTTCAGTGTCGTCCGATTCAATTCAATCGTTGGATTTAAGCAAAACAGGTGTCAAAAAATTGTACTCGTCAATCGGTCGGCTAAGCAAGCTTGTGTCCCTCAATCTAAATGGTTTGAGACTGCAGAATATTCCTAACGAGTTATCAGGCCTGACTTCTCTTGGGGCGCTATTCATTTCTAACTGCGGAGCAGTTGACAAAGAGAAGGTGCATGTCCTATGTGCTAGCTTACGATCCTTACGATTTCTATATCTGATTAATTGTTATAAGTTGTTTGAACTCCCGGACAACATAAGTGCCTTGTCATCACTTTGTGAATTGAGGCTCGATGGAAGCAGTGTGAAGAAGTTACCTACAAGTATCAAGCTTCTTGAAAATCTGGAGGTTCTCTCCTTAAACTATTGTAGGAAGCTTCAGTTTCTACCTCAGCTTCCACTGTTCATCCAAGAGCTTCGTATCATCAACTGTACCTCATTAGTGGCGGTATCTACTTTAAAGACCTTTGCAATCCAGATGAAGGGAAAGCAGAAAGACATTTCGTTTATGAATGGAATGAAACTGAATGAACATTCGCTCCTCCGGATTATGGCAGACGCCGTGTTTACAATGAAGAGTGCTGCATTCCACCGTGTATATGTAAAAAGGTTTGGTTTCGATACTTACAATGACCATTATAACAGAGTTAGAGTTTGTCTACCTGCTGGAAACAGTGTCCCAGAGCTAGGGCCGTTGgcatatcgaaccacagggtcCTCAATTACCATTAGAAATCCTAGACCTTCGTCCAACTGGTTTGGCACCATTTATTCTGTGGTTCTTTCTCCATCCGCTGGAATCAAGGGGCATTGTGCTAAAATCAAATGCCGAATCTATGGGAGAGTTGGTGTTTCGGGACAGAGGAGATGGAAGACTTCATCATTGTATGACAAAGACATAGGGGAGTTCAATTCAGATCATGTTTTTGTATGGGAAGGTTCAAGTCCGCATGTTTTTACTCACAATGATGAAAACATTGATTTTGTGTTCTCCGTTACAACTGAAACTGGGGAAGATGATGAACTAATCAAAATAAAAGAGTGTGGGGTTCAACTAACATGTTTCTCAGATTCTGAGCTTCACAGATTCTTACAGGAAACACTAGACTTGAAACCGCAGTTATCAG GCATGCAACTAAGGTAA
- the LOC130746541 gene encoding uncharacterized protein LOC130746541 — protein MKWISHAPWTNLLCSSAIGFHFPVEILMMLNSTVFTFLQKNLRADKDDLILVFRKGCLHAVSAIDGEVIWKNDFAGESIEISQIIQSSDVFYLAGFDGSSKFHVYGLDAKNREVWVGACGFISSISLDISG, from the exons ATGAAGTGGATTAGTCATGCTCCATGGACTAACCTCTTATGTTCGTCTGCAATTGGATTCCACTTTCCAGTTGAAATCCTTATGATGTTGAATTCCACCGTTTTTACTTTTTTGCAGAAGAATTTGAGAGCTGACAAGGATGATTTGATCCTTGTTTTTAGAAAAGGGTGTCTCCATGCTGTTTCTGCCATAGATGGTGAAGTTATTTGGAAAAACGATTTTGCAGGTGAAAG CATTGAGATTAGCCAAATTATTCAGTCTTCTGATGTGTTCTATCTAGCTGGTTTTGATGGTTCTTCAAAGTTTCATGTTTATGGATTGGATGCTAAGAATAGAGAG GTTTGGGTTGGAGCTTGCGGTTTCATCTCCTCTATAAGCCTCGACATCTCAGGATAG